The following proteins come from a genomic window of Rutidosis leptorrhynchoides isolate AG116_Rl617_1_P2 chromosome 10, CSIRO_AGI_Rlap_v1, whole genome shotgun sequence:
- the LOC139870230 gene encoding uncharacterized protein, translated as MEEQNYDRLTPPIREKNTEFSKWLLSVGNGETGVPDAEDPLNSCWVQIPDTFCILDDANGLANLISFIYPRKSLQNPSAIELQQKAIVCPKNDDADTINTLIVNMVDGPVTTYYSYDTATPHGNDGGESELFYPAEYLNTLIYPGLPPHELHLEKGVPAILLRNTNIAGGLCNRIRMIITQMLSKSVEDEIITGTRVDEKVFFPRMNLIHKEPTLPFILKRQ; from the exons ATGGAGGAGCAAAACTATGATC GTTTGACACCGCCTATAAGGGAAAAGAACACAGAATTTTCAAAGTGGTTATTGAGTGTGGGAAATGGTGAAACTGGTGTGCCTGATGCAGAGGACCCGTTGAATAGTTGTTGGGTACAAATCCCAGACACATTTTGTATTCTCGATGATGCAAATGGTTTAGCAAATCTGATTTCTTTTATATATCCCCGTAAATCACTGCAAAATCCATCCGCAATCGAGCTGCAGCAGAAAGCAATAGTTTGTCCCAAAAATGACGATGCTGATACGATAAATACATTGATCGTCAATATGGTTGATGGTCCAGTTACAACATACTACAGCTACGACACTGCAACTCCGCATGGAAATGATGGCGGCGAGTCAGAATTGTTCTATCCAGCAGAATATCTGAACACGCTTATTTACCCAGGCTTACCGCCACATGAGTTGCATCTAGAAAAGGGTGTACCAGCCATTCTGTTACGGAACACTAATATAGCAGGTGGCCTTTGTAATAGGATAAGAATGATAATCACTCAAATGTTATCAAAGTCAGTCGAGGATGAAATTATCACAGGAACAAGGGTCGATGAGAAGGTCTTTTTTCCAAGGATGAACCTCATCCACAAGGAACCAACGTTGCCATTCATTCTGAAAAGACAATAA